The following proteins are encoded in a genomic region of Anas acuta chromosome 28, bAnaAcu1.1, whole genome shotgun sequence:
- the SHE gene encoding SH2 domain-containing adapter protein E, translated as MAAKWFKEFPANLKTVSERARPGGGSLGKLCGPSRKSLGPGEPPGGAPPGKSRKNSAAELGGCRAGPGAGKDGGSRLSRDNLQGLLQAATGKMRKNSRAEGAAPEGPPKTCGTYINRLIKVEAHEKNGKSYPSASPAPEQDKGKSAKTETVIILEDYADPYDAKRTKGQREAERLGENDGYMEPYDAQQMITEIRRRGSKDPLVKAILLLDGPSEPGEVGGKVEAAKWPGGKEAAGKGPQLYDTPYEPGEGTPERKARAGDGRLPENDERPAAEYEQPWEWKKEQIVKALSVQFEGSERPKEEAPRQHLRQKSWTPKMLKPASAEHGEGERVDPALSLEKQPWYHGAITRAEAETRLQACKEAGYLVRTSETGSGKYSIALKTSQGCVHIIVAQTKDNKYTLSQASGVFASIPEVVHHYSTEKLPFKGAEHMALLHPVHCKLY; from the exons ATGGCGGCCAAGTGGTTCAAGGAGTTCCCCGCCAACCTGAAGACGGTGTCGGAGAGGGCTCGGCCCGGCGGCGGCAGCCTGGGCAAGCTGTGCGGCCCCTCCCGCAAAAGCTTGGGGCCCGGCGAGCCGCCcgggggagcccccccggggaaGAGCCGCAAGAACTCGGCGGcggagctggggggctgccgggccggccccggggccggtAAGGACGGGGGCAGCCGGCTGTCGAGGGACAACCTGCAGGGACTGCTCCAAGCCGCCACCGGGAAAATGCGCAAAAACTCGCGGGCGGAGGGGGCAGCGCCCGAGGGGCCCCCCAAGACCTGCGGCACCTACATCAACCGCCTGATCAAGGTGGAGGCCCACGAGAAGAACGGGAAGAGCTACCCCAGCGCCAGCCCCGCGCCCGAGCAGGACAAGGGGAAGAGCGCCAAGACGGAGACG GTCATCATCCTGGAGGACTACGCCGACCCCTACGACGCCAAGCGCACCAAGGGGCAGCGGGAGGCCGAGCGGCTGGGGGAGAACGACGGCTACATGGAGCCCTACGACGCGCAGCAGATGATCACAG AAATCCGCCGCCGGGGCTCCAAGGACCCACTGGTGAAagccatcctgctgctggacGGCCCCAGCGAGCCCGGGGAGGTGGGGGGCAAGGTGGAGGCTGCCAAGTGGCCGGGGGGCAAGGAGGCAGCGGGGAAGGGGCCGCAGCTCTATGACACCCCCTACGAGCCCGGCGAGGGCACCCCGGAGCGCAAGGCGAGGGCTGGGGACGGGCGCCTGCCCGAAAATGATGAGCGCCCGGCGGCCGAGTACGAGCAGCCCtgggagtggaagaaggagcaAATCGTCAAGGCGCTGTCGG TCCAGTTCGAGGGCTCGGAGCGGCCCAAGGAGGAGGCGCCGCGGCAGCACCTCCGCCAGAAGAGCTGGACCCCCAAGATGCTGAAGCCGGCGAGCGCGGAGCACGGCGAGGGCGAGCGGGTGGACCCCGCCTTGTCGCTGGAGAAGCAGCC ctggtaCCACGGGGCCATCACCCGAGCCGAGGCTGAGACCCGGCTGCAGGCGTGCAAGGAGGCCGGGTACCTGGTGCGCACCAGCGAGACCGGCAGCGGCAAGTACTCCATCGCGCTCAA GACCAGCCAGGGCTGCGTGCACATCATCGTGGCGCAGACCAAGGACAACAAGTACACGCTCAGCCAGGCCAGCGGCGTCTTCGCCAGCATCCCCGAGGTGGTGCACCACTACTCCACCGAGAAGCTGCCCTTCAAGGGGGCCGAGCACATGGCCCTGCTGCACCCCGTGCACTGCAAGCTGTACTAG
- the UBE2Q1 gene encoding LOW QUALITY PROTEIN: ubiquitin-conjugating enzyme E2 Q1 (The sequence of the model RefSeq protein was modified relative to this genomic sequence to represent the inferred CDS: inserted 2 bases in 1 codon), which produces MQRAGAEEAAGSQAAAGGGAXGRSGAGAAPAGRLLKRELRLLESIFHRGHERFRIGSACPDEISCEFVPGPGARAGGSASRGPPPGPVRIHCNITESYPAVPPIWSVESDDPNLAAILERLVEVRKGNTLLLQHLKRIISDLCKLYNLPQHPDVEMLDQPLPAEQSTQEEVSSEEEDEEMPEDTEDLDHYEMKEEEPADGKKTEDEGIGKENLAILEKIKKNQRQDYLNGAVSGSVQATDRLMKELRDIYRSPSFKGGYYAVELVNDSLYDWNVKILKVDEDSALHNDLQILKEKEGTDFILLNFSFKDNFPFDPPFVRVVSPVLSGGYVLGGGAICMELLTKQGWSSAYSIESVIMQISATLVKGKARVQFGANKNQYSLTRAQQSYKSLVQIHEKNGWYTPPKEDG; this is translated from the exons ATGCAGCGGGCGGGggcggaggaggcggcggggtcgcaggcggcggcgggggggggggc cgggcgGAGCGGAGCCGGGGCGGCCCCCGCCGGGCGGCTCCTGAAGCGGGAGCTGCGGCTGCTCGAGTCCATCTTCCACCGGGGCCACGAGCGGTTCCGCATCGGCAGCGCCTGCCCCGACGAGATCAGCTGCGAGTTCgtcccggggccgggggcccgCGCCGGGGGCTCCGCGTCCCGGGGGCCGCCCCCGGGGCCCGTCCGCATCCACTGCAACATCACG GAGTCGTACCCAGCTGTCCCCCCGATCTGGTCCGTGGAGTCGGACGACCCCAACCTGGCAGCTATCCTGGAGCGGCTGGTGGAAGTCAGGAAGGGCAACACGCTG CTTCTGCAGCACCTGAAGCGAATAATTTCAGACCTGTGCAAACTGTACAACCTCCCCCAGCATCCAGATGTCGAAATGTTGGACCAGCCTCTGCCGGCAGAACAG AGCACGCAGGAAGAGGTGTCCTCTGAAGAGGAAGACGAAGAGATGCCGGAG GACACGGAGGACTTGGACCACTATGAGATGAAAGAGGAAGAGCCAGCagatgggaagaaaacagaggatGAAGGCATTGGGAAGGAAAACCTGGCCAttctagagaaaataaaaaagaaccaGAGGCAAGATTACTTAAAT GGTGCAGTGTCTGGGTCTGTGCAGGCCACTGACCGGCTAATGAAGGAGCTCAGGGATATTTACCGATCACCAAGTTTCAAGGGCG GATACTATGCAGTTGAACTAGTGAATGACAGCCTGTACGATTGGAACGTCAAAATCCTGAA GGTTGACGAGGATAGCGCTTTGCACAACGATCTCCAGatcctcaaagagaaagaaggaacagATTTCATCCTCCTAAACTTCTCCTTTAAA gacAACTTTCCTTTTGATCCACCATTCGTAAGGGTCGTGTCCCCTGTGCTGTCTGGGGG GTATGTTCTGGGTGGTGGTGCCATCTGCATGGAGCTACTCACAAAACAG ggctggagcagcgcCTACTCCATCGAGTCGGTGATTATGCAGATCAGCGCCACGCTGGTGAAAGGGAAAGCGCGAGTGCAATTTGGAGCCAATAAG AATCAGTACAGCCTGACAAGAGCACAGCAGTCCTACAAGTCCCTGGTTCAGATCCATGAGAAGAATG GCTGGTACACACCACCCAAGGAAGATGGCTAG